A genomic segment from Bartonella ancashensis encodes:
- the nagZ gene encoding beta-N-acetylhexosaminidase, whose translation MKAMVTGIYGPFLKDDEKEFIEEYKPWAFILFARNIGTRDDVKRLTASLREASGRENVFIFIDQEGGKVQRLHPPLAPHYPEARTMGVLYEKDQEKGLRASWIMSRLHAFDLTKLGINANCLPVLDVPMQGAHDIIGTRAYAFKPEIVTALGFAAASGLLDGGVLPVMKHIPGHGRAFSDTHVAPAHVNTPLNVLEQHDFVPFRNLADLPAAMTAHILYESIDSRVPATLSKRVIDHVIRETIGFDGVLISDDISMKALSEFNVSGDFAYLTHQVFTAGCDIILHCNGHLTEMRAIANAAPPLTGKALERVSKAHSRVKRPDTSDEILLREEFSELLMSI comes from the coding sequence ATGAAAGCTATGGTTACTGGTATTTATGGTCCTTTTTTGAAAGATGATGAAAAGGAATTTATTGAAGAATACAAGCCTTGGGCCTTTATTCTATTTGCACGTAATATTGGCACCAGAGATGATGTGAAGAGACTTACTGCATCGTTGCGTGAAGCTAGTGGACGTGAGAATGTTTTTATTTTCATTGATCAAGAAGGAGGTAAAGTTCAGCGTTTGCATCCACCGTTAGCACCTCATTATCCAGAAGCTAGAACTATGGGAGTGCTTTATGAAAAAGATCAAGAAAAAGGATTGCGTGCTTCATGGATTATGTCACGACTTCACGCTTTTGATTTAACAAAGCTCGGTATTAACGCAAATTGTCTTCCTGTGTTAGATGTACCTATGCAAGGGGCTCATGATATTATTGGAACACGTGCTTATGCATTCAAACCAGAGATTGTAACGGCTTTAGGATTTGCAGCAGCTAGTGGGCTTTTGGATGGTGGTGTTTTACCGGTGATGAAGCATATTCCAGGGCATGGAAGGGCCTTTTCCGATACACATGTAGCGCCAGCACACGTGAATACACCACTTAATGTTTTAGAGCAGCATGATTTTGTACCTTTTAGAAACTTAGCTGATTTACCAGCAGCAATGACTGCTCATATCCTTTATGAATCTATTGACAGTAGAGTGCCTGCAACTTTGTCGAAGAGAGTTATTGATCATGTTATTCGTGAGACAATTGGTTTTGATGGTGTTTTAATATCAGATGATATATCGATGAAGGCACTTTCAGAATTTAATGTTTCAGGAGATTTTGCATATTTAACCCATCAGGTTTTTACGGCAGGATGCGACATTATTCTTCATTGTAATGGTCATTTAACTGAAATGCGTGCTATTGCCAATGCAGCACCACCTTTGACAGGAAAGGCACTCGAGCGTGTATCGAAAGCACATTCCAGGGTAAAGCGGCCCGACACTTCAGATGAAATTCTGTTGAGAGAGGAATTCTCTGAGCTTTTAATGTCCATTTAG
- the tatA gene encoding twin-arginine translocase TatA/TatE family subunit gives MGNIFSPTHLIVIFLVILILFGRGKVSDLMGDVAKGIKAFKKNLKDEEDSLDNELEIAKSSERVDSKFQGSHFSSAKRATSTKKVSSLSKSGKGSASKR, from the coding sequence ATGGGTAATATTTTTTCACCAACTCACTTGATAGTGATTTTTTTGGTTATTCTTATATTGTTCGGACGTGGTAAGGTTTCTGATTTGATGGGGGACGTTGCAAAAGGTATCAAAGCATTTAAGAAAAATTTGAAAGACGAAGAAGACAGTCTTGATAATGAGCTTGAAATAGCGAAGAGTTCTGAGAGAGTGGATTCTAAATTTCAAGGATCTCATTTTTCGTCAGCGAAGCGTGCAACAAGTACTAAAAAGGTTTCGTCTCTTAGCAAAAGTGGAAAGGGATCAGCTTCCAAGAGGTAA